The following coding sequences are from one Candidatus Nitrosopumilus sp. SW window:
- a CDS encoding Lrp/AsnC ligand binding domain-containing protein, with amino-acid sequence MATAYVLINCELGSEEAIISQLKGLEGVKEVHGTFGAYDILAKIESDTVEKLRETITWKIRKIEKIRSTLTLMGIEGQT; translated from the coding sequence ATGGCAACAGCTTATGTGTTAATCAACTGTGAACTAGGTTCAGAAGAGGCAATTATCAGCCAACTAAAGGGCCTAGAAGGTGTCAAAGAAGTTCACGGAACTTTCGGTGCATATGATATTTTGGCCAAGATCGAATCTGATACTGTTGAAAAACTTAGAGAAACAATTACTTGGAAGATCAGAAAAATTGAAAAGATTCGTTCAACACTAACCCTAATGGGTATCGAAGGCCAGACATAA
- a CDS encoding EVE domain-containing protein: protein MVNYWLAKQEPSGPRGYNFEQLKKDKTTVWDGVHNNLALKHMREMKPGDLVFFYHTGDERQAVGIMQVTSKPYSNPKEDVERFIVVDVKYKKALKRPVTLDEMKKNKKFKDWELIRISRLSVMPVPKPIWDEILKISQN from the coding sequence ATGGTAAATTACTGGTTGGCAAAACAAGAACCTAGCGGACCTAGAGGTTACAATTTTGAACAACTAAAAAAAGACAAAACTACAGTTTGGGACGGAGTCCATAACAATCTTGCATTAAAACACATGAGGGAAATGAAACCTGGTGATCTTGTATTTTTTTACCATACTGGTGATGAGAGACAAGCAGTTGGAATAATGCAAGTTACATCAAAACCATATTCCAATCCAAAAGAAGATGTTGAGCGATTTATCGTAGTTGATGTAAAATACAAAAAAGCACTAAAGCGTCCTGTAACACTTGATGAGATGAAGAAAAATAAAAAGTTCAAAGACTGGGAGCTTATTCGAATCTCAAGATTGTCTGTAATGCCTGTTCCAAAACCAATTTGGGATGAGATTTTAAAGATTTCTCAAAACTGA
- the pdxS gene encoding pyridoxal 5'-phosphate synthase lyase subunit PdxS: MLPLSGERKDAKGIISEKSESSDVIRGSSTLKRGFAHMLKNGVVMDVTNVEQAQIAEEAGAVSVMVLDKLPSDVRKAGGVARTASIRIIEEIMDSVTIPVMAKCRIGHVNEALVLQETDVDMIDESEVLTPADELRHIWKWDLTTPVVNGARSLAEALRRIEEGAAMIRTKGEPGTGNVAEAITHIKKVNDELRTIKSIYDSGDNQDLVRMAREFKVSYDIVEQTAKLGRLPVVNFAAGGIATPADAAYLMSLGCDGIFVGSGIFNANDAAERARAIVLATTFWNETDKVKEAQKMIDERQSMLGLDVKTLELRMQDRGGSA, encoded by the coding sequence ATGCTTCCACTATCTGGAGAACGTAAAGACGCAAAGGGAATAATTTCTGAAAAATCAGAATCATCTGATGTCATTCGTGGTTCCTCTACTCTAAAACGTGGATTTGCCCACATGCTAAAGAACGGAGTTGTAATGGATGTTACAAATGTAGAGCAAGCCCAGATTGCAGAAGAAGCAGGCGCAGTTTCAGTAATGGTACTAGACAAACTTCCATCTGATGTTAGAAAGGCAGGTGGCGTTGCAAGAACTGCAAGTATTAGAATTATTGAAGAAATTATGGATTCAGTTACAATTCCTGTAATGGCAAAATGTAGAATTGGTCATGTTAACGAAGCACTTGTCTTACAAGAGACAGATGTTGACATGATTGATGAATCCGAAGTATTGACTCCAGCTGATGAGTTACGTCACATCTGGAAATGGGATTTGACAACACCTGTTGTAAATGGTGCTCGTTCCTTGGCAGAAGCTTTGAGAAGAATTGAAGAAGGAGCTGCAATGATCAGAACAAAAGGAGAACCAGGAACTGGTAATGTTGCTGAAGCAATTACTCACATCAAAAAAGTAAATGATGAACTAAGAACAATAAAATCAATTTATGATTCTGGAGACAATCAAGATCTAGTTAGAATGGCAAGAGAATTCAAAGTATCTTATGATATTGTAGAACAGACTGCAAAACTTGGTAGATTACCTGTTGTGAATTTTGCAGCAGGTGGAATTGCAACTCCAGCTGATGCAGCATATCTAATGTCATTAGGATGTGATGGAATCTTTGTTGGTTCAGGAATTTTCAATGCAAATGATGCAGCAGAGCGTGCAAGAGCAATTGTATTGGCAACTACCTTCTGGAATGAGACTGACAAGGTAAAAGAAGCACAAAAAATGATTGATGAAAGACAATCAATGTTAGGATTAGATGTTAAAACATTAGAGTTACGTATGCAAGATAGAGGCGGTTCAGCATGA
- a CDS encoding aconitate hydratase, which produces MNFLHYVNIDSTPELVSGVYAKLKENIAKFRNVTGRPLTLTEKILSGHFNEIDDTNYAGGKDYVFLKPDRVALQDVTGQMVMLQFMQAGLKQTALPTTVHCDHLIRAEVQGDIDMKVSLDENSEVFKFLQSAAAKYGCGFWKPGAGIIHQVVLENYAFPGGLMIGTDSHTPNAGGLGMIAIGVGGLDAAETMAGMPWELLYPKRIGVKLTGELNGWTAPKDIILKVAEELTVSGGTNSIVEYFGPGTKSISCTGKATITNMGAEIGATCSVFPYDERMETYLKYTNRGDIAELANQNKDSLVADPEVEANPEKFFDRVIEINLSTLEPHIVGPHTPDLARSISKLSDDVKSNDYVDPISVALIGSCTNSSYEDMSRAASLAEQAKAKGIKAKIPLLVTPGSEQIRGTIERDGQMDSLKDIGATVLANACGPCIGQWNRPELDNDEENTIVTTFNRNFPGRNDGHRSTLNFIGSPEMIIALSLGGRLSFNPLVDELTAADGTKFKLEPPKPAPEVPKEGFMRPEGIFVAPPENSDDVEVIIDPNSKRLQKLEPFTKWDGNDFEELPIMVKAKGKCTTDHISPAGAWLSLRGHLDNLSDNMLLGAVNAFNDEVGKGKNVLNNQLESFSKIARQYKEKQMRWVIIGDNNYGEGSSREHAAMTPRYLGCAAVITKSLARIHETNLKKQGLLALTFSNPDDYEKILEDDKISLVDLNNLSPGKQVKCIITHSDGNKEEIMLNHSYNQAQIEWFKAGSALNVLRNR; this is translated from the coding sequence ATGAATTTTTTACATTATGTGAATATTGATTCTACTCCAGAACTTGTTTCAGGAGTTTATGCTAAACTAAAAGAAAATATCGCAAAATTTCGAAATGTTACGGGACGACCGCTAACACTTACTGAAAAAATTCTATCTGGACATTTTAATGAAATTGATGACACAAACTATGCTGGCGGAAAAGATTACGTTTTTCTAAAACCTGACAGAGTCGCACTACAAGACGTAACAGGACAAATGGTAATGCTGCAATTCATGCAAGCAGGACTCAAACAAACAGCTTTGCCAACAACTGTCCACTGTGATCATCTGATTCGAGCTGAAGTTCAAGGTGACATTGACATGAAAGTTTCTTTAGATGAGAACAGCGAAGTCTTCAAATTTTTGCAATCAGCTGCTGCAAAATATGGCTGTGGTTTCTGGAAACCAGGTGCCGGTATTATCCACCAAGTAGTTCTTGAGAACTATGCATTTCCTGGCGGACTGATGATTGGAACTGATTCTCACACACCAAATGCAGGTGGCCTTGGAATGATTGCAATAGGTGTTGGTGGCCTTGATGCAGCAGAAACTATGGCTGGAATGCCTTGGGAATTACTATATCCAAAAAGAATTGGTGTAAAACTAACTGGTGAATTAAACGGCTGGACTGCACCTAAAGATATCATTCTAAAAGTTGCCGAAGAACTGACAGTTTCAGGTGGAACTAATTCTATTGTTGAATACTTTGGTCCTGGAACAAAATCAATTAGCTGTACTGGTAAAGCAACAATTACCAACATGGGTGCAGAAATTGGTGCAACATGTTCTGTATTTCCATATGATGAGAGAATGGAGACTTATCTCAAATATACAAACAGAGGCGACATTGCAGAACTTGCAAACCAAAACAAAGATTCTCTTGTAGCTGATCCTGAAGTAGAAGCAAACCCTGAAAAATTCTTTGATAGAGTAATTGAAATTAATCTTTCAACATTAGAGCCACACATTGTTGGACCACACACTCCTGACTTGGCACGCTCCATTTCAAAACTATCTGATGATGTAAAATCAAATGACTATGTTGATCCAATCTCTGTTGCACTAATTGGAAGTTGTACAAACTCATCTTATGAAGACATGTCAAGAGCTGCCAGTCTAGCTGAGCAAGCAAAAGCAAAGGGCATCAAAGCAAAGATTCCATTATTGGTTACTCCTGGTTCTGAGCAAATCCGAGGAACAATAGAACGTGATGGACAGATGGATTCACTAAAAGACATTGGTGCAACTGTTCTAGCAAATGCATGTGGTCCTTGCATTGGTCAATGGAACAGACCTGAACTAGACAATGATGAAGAAAATACTATTGTTACAACATTTAACAGAAATTTCCCTGGAAGAAATGACGGTCATAGAAGTACACTGAATTTCATTGGCAGTCCTGAAATGATTATTGCACTTTCTTTGGGTGGAAGACTTTCCTTTAACCCACTAGTTGATGAGTTGACTGCAGCTGATGGAACAAAGTTCAAGCTAGAACCTCCAAAGCCAGCTCCAGAAGTTCCTAAAGAGGGATTCATGAGACCTGAAGGAATCTTTGTTGCGCCACCAGAAAACTCTGATGATGTTGAAGTAATTATTGATCCTAACAGTAAACGACTGCAAAAACTAGAGCCATTTACAAAATGGGATGGAAATGACTTTGAAGAACTTCCAATCATGGTAAAGGCCAAAGGAAAGTGTACTACTGATCATATCTCTCCAGCAGGAGCATGGCTATCCCTTAGAGGTCACTTGGATAATCTCAGTGACAACATGCTGCTTGGTGCAGTTAATGCATTTAATGACGAAGTAGGAAAAGGCAAGAACGTTCTAAACAATCAACTAGAATCATTTTCAAAAATCGCAAGACAGTACAAAGAAAAACAGATGAGATGGGTAATCATTGGCGACAACAATTACGGAGAAGGAAGCAGCAGAGAACACGCTGCAATGACTCCAAGATACTTGGGATGTGCTGCAGTAATTACAAAGAGTCTTGCAAGAATTCATGAAACTAATCTAAAGAAACAAGGCCTGTTAGCATTGACATTTAGCAATCCTGATGATTATGAAAAAATTCTAGAAGATGACAAGATTAGTCTAGTTGATTTGAATAACTTGTCACCTGGAAAACAAGTCAAATGTATCATCACTCACAGTGATGGAAACAAAGAAGAAATCATGCTTAATCACTCTTACAATCAAGCTCAGATAGAGTGGTTCAAAGCTGGTTCTGCTCTTAATGTTCTAAGAAATAGATAA